From one Rhodothermales bacterium genomic stretch:
- a CDS encoding TonB-dependent receptor, producing MSRRPLYFVLAALSVLGVGDTALAQPVRQEVVGQVVRTAGGDPVSGANVILVGTLYGTVTDEAGVFSLGFVPAGRYQLRVVMSGLALVEQPLDIPADLVAPLVVSLRAARSPLSEEPSSVAAELFRAMVAVPSRGDPYLAQDGTGVQRVAGVGVRRYSSAYSNPVVRGLSDGRTEDHTMRLPSGILTIPGVGRIDLVSAAPSQLRGSVVLDPVSTFPATSVGFSRDRRTPENEWALGGSAVVDLGYQTNLNALRSGISVASRRSRAQTLASGNLASGQDFSSGSGASYDSAFRHGGAFVGSTVALSGRSELSASARLVRVGYADLPGGHLDLSSADYTGGSLGWTSIPEGQRIRRAHVSVGWAQSGAALSDRSAGRVAADWISMDADARHFQALATADIQATGLDQLQAGVAMSATSYDWIGSQADSSAGGFVSEVPWESERLQLSPFVAGRISRGKVDLSFAGRATIFRTRTREMRAEPLGSSVRRIRPAVAANLSVQANRRWRVSGTISVQSIEPSAMALSPVALPGIEGLPSAAITGRLDLSGERLTFLGMRLVRETDRQSVTLRSFVFDSRGYITARIDSTVGGFVLANTDARIGGVEVAVMREVLPFVTASGTFALAWGQNRTLKEPLPLIFPLNGRLNLEASAARGRILLELSSEFAARQNRVATSLNEPTSNGYVAFHAWLGLPLSKKLGLRTGVFNLFDTSYAPHGHVYIEDQGARLAAPGRSWLVAAQFRY from the coding sequence GTGTCCCGACGCCCACTCTATTTCGTCTTAGCGGCTCTGAGCGTTCTCGGAGTCGGAGACACCGCGCTCGCGCAGCCCGTTCGGCAGGAAGTTGTCGGACAGGTTGTCCGAACTGCAGGCGGGGACCCGGTGAGCGGAGCGAACGTGATACTTGTCGGAACGCTGTATGGAACGGTCACGGATGAGGCCGGTGTCTTTTCTCTGGGTTTCGTTCCGGCCGGACGATATCAGCTTCGTGTCGTAATGTCAGGGTTGGCTCTTGTCGAACAGCCGCTGGACATTCCGGCCGATCTCGTGGCTCCTCTCGTCGTCTCTTTGAGGGCGGCCCGATCGCCATTGTCCGAGGAGCCGTCGAGCGTGGCAGCCGAGTTATTCCGGGCCATGGTTGCAGTCCCATCTCGAGGAGATCCATATCTCGCACAGGACGGCACGGGTGTACAGCGTGTCGCGGGCGTCGGTGTACGACGCTACAGCTCGGCGTATTCGAATCCTGTCGTTCGGGGCCTGTCGGATGGAAGGACGGAAGATCATACGATGCGACTCCCCTCGGGAATACTGACCATTCCCGGTGTCGGAAGAATCGATCTGGTGTCGGCGGCGCCGTCGCAGTTGAGAGGCTCGGTTGTGCTTGATCCGGTGTCGACGTTTCCCGCGACATCGGTCGGGTTTTCGAGGGACCGTCGGACGCCGGAAAATGAGTGGGCACTCGGCGGCAGTGCGGTAGTTGACCTGGGATATCAGACCAATCTCAACGCTCTTCGGTCGGGCATATCTGTTGCGAGTCGTAGATCCCGCGCGCAAACACTGGCCTCAGGAAACCTTGCGTCGGGCCAGGATTTTTCGTCCGGCTCAGGTGCATCCTACGACAGTGCGTTCCGGCATGGGGGTGCTTTTGTAGGCAGTACCGTTGCTCTGTCGGGGCGCTCCGAACTATCGGCATCGGCCCGGCTGGTTCGCGTGGGCTACGCCGATCTCCCGGGCGGACACCTTGACCTGAGCTCGGCCGACTACACGGGTGGTTCATTGGGGTGGACGTCGATTCCCGAGGGCCAGCGAATACGTCGCGCGCACGTATCTGTCGGCTGGGCGCAATCCGGAGCAGCACTGTCCGATAGGAGCGCCGGCCGGGTTGCGGCCGACTGGATCTCGATGGACGCTGACGCGCGCCACTTTCAGGCACTGGCCACGGCGGACATTCAGGCTACCGGGCTCGATCAGCTTCAGGCCGGTGTCGCGATGAGTGCCACCTCGTATGATTGGATCGGCTCGCAGGCAGATTCGAGCGCGGGCGGCTTCGTTTCGGAGGTGCCGTGGGAGTCCGAACGACTTCAACTGTCACCGTTCGTGGCAGGGCGCATCAGCCGCGGTAAGGTTGATCTCAGCTTTGCTGGGCGGGCGACGATCTTTCGCACCCGAACACGGGAGATGCGGGCGGAGCCGCTCGGAAGTTCCGTGCGTCGAATACGTCCTGCCGTTGCCGCCAATCTAAGTGTACAGGCTAATCGCCGGTGGCGTGTTTCCGGCACGATTTCGGTGCAATCGATCGAGCCGTCGGCGATGGCGCTGTCGCCTGTGGCACTGCCCGGTATCGAGGGCCTGCCGTCTGCTGCCATTACTGGACGTCTGGACCTGAGCGGAGAGCGGCTGACCTTCCTCGGTATGCGCCTCGTGCGAGAGACTGACCGCCAGTCAGTCACGCTCCGCTCGTTCGTTTTCGATTCGCGAGGCTATATCACCGCCCGAATCGACTCGACCGTCGGCGGGTTCGTGCTCGCCAACACGGATGCGAGAATCGGGGGCGTGGAGGTGGCCGTCATGCGAGAAGTGCTGCCGTTCGTTACGGCCTCCGGCACATTCGCACTGGCGTGGGGTCAGAATCGAACGCTCAAGGAGCCGCTTCCTCTGATCTTCCCGCTGAACGGCCGTCTCAACCTGGAAGCGTCCGCAGCTCGCGGGCGAATACTTCTTGAGTTGTCGAGCGAATTCGCCGCCCGACAGAATCGTGTAGCCACGTCGCTGAATGAGCCGACCAGCAACGGATACGTCGCTTTTCACGCCTGGCTCGGTCTGCCGCTGTCGAAAAAGCTAGGACTCAGAACGGGAGTCTTCAATTTGTTTGACACCTCGTACGCCCCTCACGGCCATGTGTACATTGAGGATCAGGGCGCCAGGCTCGCGGCTCCGGGACGCTCGTGGCTTGTTGCAGCACAATTCCGCTACTAG
- a CDS encoding SDR family oxidoreductase, giving the protein MTTLVTGATGLVGSAVVSELINRGESVRILRREKSAMDLLGELADKVDHRIGDVTDRVSVDEAMQGVDVLYHVAARLGFGGKKETRDMMRVNVDGTRNVVDAALHAGVKRMVHTSSIAALGRADWSEGVMDENSEWQDSPANTVYGVSKHKAELEVFRGIAEGLDAVMVNPSMIFGVGRPGENTRQLVDQVRRRQLPAAPTGGNGVVDVLDVAAGHLRAMDEGGTGERYILSGENLSWRTIIDMVAEGFGVRPPRLQLSLPLGMVLATVMEASGRLFRFRPLITREAVTQASRTFEYSNKKAVDELACTFRPFQETIERIVRAIG; this is encoded by the coding sequence ATGACAACTCTTGTGACTGGAGCCACCGGACTGGTTGGATCGGCAGTGGTCTCCGAACTTATCAACAGGGGAGAATCCGTCCGTATCCTGCGTCGTGAGAAATCGGCGATGGATCTTCTGGGCGAACTCGCCGACAAGGTGGATCACCGGATCGGCGATGTAACCGATCGCGTGTCCGTTGATGAGGCGATGCAGGGCGTTGACGTGCTCTATCATGTTGCGGCCCGCCTCGGTTTTGGAGGAAAGAAGGAGACCCGCGACATGATGCGAGTCAATGTCGACGGAACGCGCAACGTCGTTGATGCCGCACTGCATGCCGGTGTAAAGCGGATGGTCCACACGTCCAGCATTGCTGCACTCGGGCGGGCGGACTGGTCGGAGGGGGTGATGGACGAGAACTCAGAATGGCAGGACTCTCCGGCTAACACCGTGTACGGGGTAAGCAAGCATAAAGCCGAACTGGAAGTCTTCCGGGGAATCGCGGAAGGACTCGATGCGGTGATGGTCAATCCGTCCATGATATTCGGAGTTGGTCGACCCGGTGAAAACACACGCCAGTTGGTGGACCAGGTTCGAAGACGTCAGCTTCCGGCTGCGCCGACCGGCGGCAACGGTGTCGTCGACGTGCTCGACGTGGCGGCCGGCCATCTTCGAGCCATGGACGAGGGCGGTACCGGAGAACGCTATATCCTGTCGGGCGAGAATCTGAGCTGGCGAACGATCATCGACATGGTTGCTGAAGGCTTCGGGGTCCGGCCCCCTCGGCTGCAACTCTCACTGCCGCTGGGCATGGTGTTGGCCACCGTGATGGAAGCATCCGGCCGACTGTTCCGATTCAGGCCGCTGATTACCAGAGAGGCGGTAACTCAAGCGTCGCGAACCTTCGAATACAGCAACAAGAAGGCCGTGGATGAACTCGCCTGTACATTCAGGCCTTTTCAGGAAACGATAGAGCGAATCGTCCGCGCCATCGGGTAA
- a CDS encoding acetyl-CoA carboxylase biotin carboxyl carrier protein subunit, translating into MNTGSQRFRTQLGEMVAELLLDDGKATVNGDLLTYSLERLSEQHYHILLNGRSYSVFLISVGDNAFRVSVNGKATEIVVKSEREMLLEAYGLDHDAGGANKSVRAPMPGLVLSTLVKPGDTIKRGEGLLVLEAMKMENEIRAVADGVVKTVHVEAGDAVGKNTVLIELE; encoded by the coding sequence ATGAACACTGGCTCGCAAAGATTCCGCACACAGCTTGGCGAAATGGTGGCCGAGTTGCTGCTTGACGATGGCAAGGCGACAGTCAACGGGGACTTACTTACGTATTCGCTGGAGCGCCTGTCTGAGCAGCACTATCACATCCTCCTGAACGGTCGAAGCTACTCCGTATTCCTGATTTCCGTCGGCGATAATGCATTCCGGGTCAGCGTCAATGGCAAGGCCACCGAGATCGTCGTCAAGAGCGAACGCGAAATGCTGCTTGAGGCATACGGTCTGGACCACGACGCTGGAGGAGCGAACAAGTCCGTTCGCGCGCCTATGCCGGGCCTCGTGTTGAGTACCCTCGTTAAGCCCGGGGATACGATCAAGCGAGGCGAGGGTCTGTTGGTTCTCGAAGCCATGAAGATGGAGAACGAGATTCGAGCTGTCGCCGACGGGGTCGTGAAGACGGTTCACGTCGAAGCCGGCGACGCGGTGGGCAAAAACACCGTCCTCATTGAACTCGAGTAA
- a CDS encoding leucyl/phenylalanyl-tRNA--protein transferase — protein MHPVVTPELVLRAYISGAFPMHIPDEEDQIYWLSPDPRAIIPLERFHLPRSVRRVLRDGRFTTTTDQEFDRVIHGCAGRSETWISSEMITLYTALHEQGFAHSIEVWEGGALVGGLYGVALRGAFFGESMYNEVPNASKVALVDLVSRLRRGNFRLLDTQYLTPHLALFGAIEVDRVDFLGLLQDALTVQSSWSVGQGPNPNKW, from the coding sequence ATGCATCCGGTCGTAACTCCGGAACTCGTGTTGCGGGCCTACATCAGCGGCGCTTTCCCGATGCATATTCCGGATGAAGAGGACCAGATCTACTGGCTTTCGCCGGATCCGCGTGCAATCATCCCGTTGGAGAGGTTCCACCTGCCGAGATCCGTTCGTCGCGTTCTGCGCGATGGCCGTTTTACAACGACGACGGACCAGGAGTTCGACAGGGTCATACATGGATGCGCAGGTCGATCCGAAACGTGGATTTCGAGCGAGATGATCACGTTGTACACGGCCCTGCACGAGCAGGGCTTCGCGCACTCCATCGAGGTGTGGGAGGGCGGGGCGCTTGTCGGTGGTCTCTACGGAGTTGCGCTGCGCGGCGCCTTCTTCGGGGAGTCCATGTACAACGAAGTTCCCAATGCTTCCAAGGTGGCTCTCGTGGATCTCGTGAGTAGATTGCGGCGGGGTAACTTTCGGCTTCTGGATACGCAGTACCTTACGCCTCACCTCGCTCTATTCGGTGCGATAGAGGTCGATCGTGTGGACTTCCTGGGGCTCCTCCAGGATGCCCTCACGGTCCAGTCCTCGTGGAGCGTCGGGCAGGGTCCAAATCCGAATAAATGGTAA
- a CDS encoding DUF1460 domain-containing protein, with translation MKGSSMLLAGILSAGLVLSGCDRSAGSERGKPGPDLAVPEQAHPAFDSLMSAAMQDEWHRLPIGQIVQNVALRFVGAPYEAGLLDQSPVETLVASFETFDCVLLVETAVAAARSIREQDYTYSGYLDNLRSLRYRSGVEDGYCSRLHYFSEWILDNERRGTVRNITAELGGDQLEKRLDFMSTHRGSYPRFAEDDSLFAGIVEMEASLENLKLFYVPQGRIREVYDRLEAGDIIATATSIKGLDVSHSGLVYRDENSVGFLHASTSGGVMVSPDLQRYVENIEIQIGIVVVRPL, from the coding sequence ATGAAGGGATCGTCGATGCTGCTGGCCGGCATTCTGTCGGCCGGTCTTGTTCTCTCCGGCTGCGACAGGAGCGCCGGGAGTGAGCGAGGCAAGCCGGGTCCAGATCTGGCTGTGCCCGAACAGGCGCACCCTGCATTCGACTCGTTGATGAGTGCGGCCATGCAGGATGAATGGCATCGACTTCCGATTGGCCAGATCGTTCAGAATGTTGCACTCCGTTTTGTGGGTGCTCCATACGAGGCGGGCCTGCTCGATCAATCGCCTGTCGAGACTCTCGTGGCGTCGTTCGAAACGTTTGACTGTGTCCTGCTCGTAGAGACGGCCGTGGCTGCCGCGCGTAGCATCCGCGAGCAGGACTACACATACAGTGGCTATCTCGACAACCTCCGATCGTTGAGATACCGCTCAGGAGTCGAGGACGGGTATTGCAGCCGTCTACACTATTTCTCTGAGTGGATTCTCGATAACGAGCGCAGAGGTACGGTCCGGAACATAACGGCTGAGCTGGGGGGAGACCAGCTAGAGAAGCGATTGGATTTTATGAGTACTCATCGCGGCAGTTATCCGAGATTCGCAGAGGACGACAGCCTCTTCGCGGGCATCGTCGAAATGGAGGCGTCCCTCGAAAATCTGAAACTGTTCTACGTTCCGCAGGGTCGTATTCGCGAGGTCTACGATCGTCTCGAGGCTGGTGACATTATCGCCACTGCAACGAGCATCAAGGGTCTGGACGTGTCTCACTCCGGTCTCGTCTACAGGGATGAGAATTCAGTGGGTTTCCTTCATGCTTCGACGTCCGGCGGCGTGATGGTTTCGCCCGATCTTCAACGGTACGTGGAGAACATCGAGATCCAGATCGGCATTGTCGTCGTCAGACCCCTTTAG
- the pfkA gene encoding 6-phosphofructokinase encodes MQELRRVGVFTSGGDAPGMNACVRAAVRALIEHDIEPYGIRRGYAGMIDGDFVEMDSQSVSNILQKGGTILKSARSPEFRTPEGRTAAAGHLADSGIDALVAIGGDGTLQGAALLNQEHDIRVVGCPGTIDNDLFGTDETIGYDTALNTAIENIDKIRDTADAHDRLFLVEVMGRDAGFIALNAAVGGGAEMVLLPETLSDMGEIRKKIQSVMTGHARSSIVVVAEGDEMGGAQIIAEELRRDPLFSHIDLRVCILGHTQRGGSPSARDRVLASRLGVEAVRALVDGYTDVMVGIVDQEIKFTPMRSVWSRKKDIDYDLLQLAKLLS; translated from the coding sequence ATGCAAGAGTTAAGACGTGTCGGTGTATTTACGAGTGGTGGCGACGCCCCCGGAATGAACGCGTGCGTTCGTGCGGCGGTTCGTGCGCTCATCGAGCATGACATCGAGCCGTACGGTATTCGTCGGGGTTACGCCGGCATGATCGACGGCGACTTTGTGGAGATGGACTCGCAATCGGTGTCAAACATCCTGCAGAAGGGGGGCACCATTCTCAAAAGTGCTCGTTCGCCTGAATTCAGGACCCCGGAGGGACGTACGGCGGCGGCCGGGCATCTGGCGGATTCAGGTATTGATGCCCTCGTGGCGATCGGAGGCGATGGGACGCTGCAAGGTGCTGCGCTGTTGAACCAGGAACACGACATTCGTGTCGTTGGCTGTCCCGGCACCATCGATAACGATCTGTTCGGTACGGACGAGACGATCGGGTACGACACGGCACTCAACACGGCCATCGAGAATATTGACAAGATCCGGGATACTGCGGATGCACACGACCGACTCTTCCTCGTGGAAGTCATGGGACGGGATGCAGGCTTCATCGCCTTGAACGCGGCTGTCGGAGGCGGCGCCGAGATGGTTCTACTCCCGGAAACGCTGTCAGACATGGGTGAGATACGGAAAAAAATCCAGTCTGTAATGACGGGTCACGCGCGCTCGTCTATCGTAGTTGTCGCGGAAGGTGACGAGATGGGTGGAGCGCAGATCATTGCCGAGGAATTGCGGCGCGATCCGCTTTTCTCGCACATCGATCTCCGGGTCTGCATTCTGGGGCATACACAGAGGGGCGGTTCACCATCCGCTCGGGATCGAGTGCTGGCAAGCCGCCTTGGAGTCGAGGCGGTCCGCGCGCTGGTCGATGGCTACACCGACGTCATGGTGGGAATCGTGGATCAGGAGATCAAATTCACGCCCATGCGTAGCGTGTGGAGTCGGAAGAAGGATATCGACTACGACCTTCTTCAACTGGCCAAGCTTCTCAGCTGA
- the ubiE gene encoding bifunctional demethylmenaquinone methyltransferase/2-methoxy-6-polyprenyl-1,4-benzoquinol methylase UbiE has translation MPSAPPIGEVAGKKEHVGRMFDNIAPRYDLLNRVLSLGIDRLWRKEVVRILKRHTSPLHRILDVATGTADLAIESLSLNPEQVIGVDIAEEMLAVGRTKIDAAGAQNVITLQPADAENLPFGDDEFDAVTVAFGVRNFENLGLGLSEMSRVLKPGGKVVILEFSQPRTFPIKQLYAAYSRFVLPHVGRVVSKDEGAYTYLPESVAAFPDGEEMTGIVERAGFTEVRSRPMTFGIVTIYHGQAV, from the coding sequence ATGCCCAGCGCCCCGCCGATCGGCGAAGTAGCAGGAAAGAAGGAGCACGTAGGTCGGATGTTCGACAACATCGCGCCGCGCTACGATTTGCTCAACCGCGTTCTCAGCCTGGGTATCGATCGTCTCTGGCGAAAGGAGGTCGTCCGTATACTGAAGAGGCATACGTCCCCTCTGCACCGGATCCTGGACGTAGCTACCGGCACGGCCGACCTGGCGATCGAGTCACTTTCGCTCAACCCGGAACAGGTCATCGGTGTGGATATCGCCGAAGAAATGCTCGCGGTCGGACGAACGAAGATCGACGCGGCCGGAGCGCAGAACGTCATTACGCTTCAGCCGGCGGATGCGGAGAACCTTCCGTTCGGCGACGACGAATTCGACGCCGTGACGGTGGCGTTCGGTGTGCGGAATTTTGAGAATCTGGGACTGGGTCTGTCGGAAATGTCGAGAGTCCTCAAGCCGGGCGGAAAGGTGGTGATTCTGGAATTCAGCCAGCCTCGCACGTTTCCGATCAAGCAACTGTATGCGGCGTATTCCAGATTCGTGCTGCCGCACGTGGGACGGGTCGTGTCCAAAGATGAAGGGGCGTATACCTATTTGCCCGAGTCCGTTGCCGCGTTCCCGGATGGAGAGGAAATGACGGGAATCGTCGAAAGGGCGGGATTCACAGAAGTCCGAAGTCGTCCAATGACATTCGGCATTGTCACGATCTACCACGGGCAGGCGGTCTGA